cagaaccttcttgctgttaggtgacagtgctaaccactacaccactgtgccaccttcagtatatttatataaaatatattttgtactaaatataagtctatgtaaaacaaattttaaataaaaactatgttttgttaacttaataccacataccgatcattttttataaataatcatctgggtgacgataattgtggaacggtgtcgataaatgtggacaaaggtgtcaatacttgtggaatggtgtcacatgatctgatacgctaagtaatcaggaatcaactcttttttttttttgagtaactattcatgcacaatgtacATACTAAATGtacgtcttttctacttttgcagtggccaaaagatcattaagatgtcgataattgtagccgctgctctagctCTTAACTTCTCAAaaataagactaaaactaaaactCCTAAAAATAGACTAAAATGGAATAAAACAATTTTAAAGACTCAATAATAAAAACTAATGAAACTTTCAAAACTATAATAACTCTGCCCCCATTACCGCCCCTcccccttttttattttatttatttattttgcaccagctgcaactggaatggaactgttttgttgagtcaggttttgggtaaactgatatTTTCCTTTCGCTGCACCAAGTGTGTTCATGCAGTTCATATGTTAGAgggtttgataataaataaaaaattaaacatgttggattaaattaggtattttatttttgttccatgtctcacgTAAGTGTCTCATGTCTCCTcgcataatgtcccatgtctcccctcaatgtctcatgtctccctgcaaaaaataatgacaggaaaagtgaagcctgaaggccagtatatatgacaagctgagaaactaatggtgTGGAAAGAGagtataagaggtaaatattctctaatgcaatatgaatgtgacgccctgcaaagaatttcacacaatctacgaaAGCTGAAAACTTGCCCAAAgtgtccccgctctcccctaaaccagtgatgtacacCAGGTGGCGCAGCGGACCTGTTCAGTTGACTCTACTCTTTGGCAATTCGTTCCATTCACAGTTTTCCTGTCATTTATATCCTGACACTCTATATTTATAGATAAAAATCTCCTTATTGTATTGCTATAAAGCCTTTTTTTAATGTGCAACAACATGCCTGAGCATCAAATGTGATTCAAATATAttgttactgtatttaaaatatatatgtaCATTAATAATGTACTGTAATTCAGATTTACGCTGAATATGAAGATGTCTTTGCCCTGTGAGAGGAGTTTTGAGGAGTTTACTGGGTTAGTTTGGCAGGATAAGTAGAGAAAAAAAGTTTCACTAAATTTGTAAGAATGCACGAAGGATAAAAAAATGTAAGAAGGTatgaagagacaaaaaaaattatgacGCAGGAATCACGTGATTTCGCGTGCCGTCGTCTTACAAATTTTTCCCTAATCAGCCGCACAGTTTGGGGTTGCCAGTTTGGGACAACTTTTAATACTCATAAAGTTTTACAGCGCTGTAATATCGCTCTAAGTATGTTAAAAATGTCACATAAGAAATGAGATATGCTTAGGAATTTTATACACATAAAGGATGTCAAAGTGGTCAAGGACAGCTTGCTcttcaaaagttaaaaaaaatcaggggttAAAGCTCTCAATCTGGCAACCACAATATCTTATAAGCGAGGAAAGTTTGACAAGTGAGCCTCAGTTTCTCTGCAGTCCAACAGAGTCGGAGTTTAGGAAGTTGCCGGAGAAAGTCCTTTAGGGCTCGGCTCTCCTTTCCTCTTCCTCCTCGCTGTCCACTCAGGTATGTGACTCGTAGTTATCTACACTTTTATTCACTTTTAATatacttcatcatcatcatcatcataagacAGGAGTTGTGCTTAGACTTCTGTAGACCTCTAAAGGAATCTTTAAAATGTGCCTGAGTTGATGGATAAAGTCATGATTTACTTTCTTACGGGCTAAAAGACTCTTGGGATATAAACTtataagtttatatatatataatatattattttgagagaaaaaaaaatccataatgaATCACAAACATGAGTCATAAGAAATGTTTAGACATAGTTCCTCTACATTTCCTTTTCCTCCAATCAAATCAGATCTTCACAGCTTTAATCTTATGTTATCACATAGCTGACATTGCTTCAACGTTCCATAGACCATATAGCGTCTCTATGTGCTCTATTTGTCATTAAGGCATTCCTCATGTTTCTTGGTTTAGATGGTGAGCGTTCTGCTCCTCTATGGGCTGAAGTGGTGCTTTGATCCCAAACTGCTGAGGCTCAGAGTTTGCTAAATGGTTTCTCTGCTGGAGTTTTGTCTGTGTTTTGTGtctagatgagagagagagagagagagagagagagagagagtgtgtgagcacGCTATTTTTGGGGGGCCTTATAGGCACCGGCTGCTGACAATTTATGAAGAACATCTCAAAACATCTGTtctagaaaaaaagagaaaaaaaaacacatgctgTTGAAAGATCTATTTGGTGCTTGGGGGTTATCGTGCTGACCATTTACATGTTTTTAGTATAACCTTTGGGAAGCATTATCAAGCACTTGCTGATGAACTCCACATGAGTGTAGTCATATATCACTGTGTGTAATCAGGGTAGGATACAGTCGTTTATTTCTtctgtctttttatttttttattaattggTTTGTTGGCAAAGTTCTTAGAGTGAACGTTATTCCTGAAAGAAGGCCTTGCATGACAACTATTCTAAAGAGATGATACAAAAAGCATTAaatatttattctggaccatataTCACTGTGTGTGACACATTCGCAGGATTTAAAGGAAGAGATATCTTGTCATCTGTAAATGCTTTGGTGACATCTAGCATGGAAATGTACAATAACAATCTGAACATTTTTCTTTGTAGCAGAAACAAGCCCAAGATGGGTGACTGGAGTGCTTTGGGCCGGCTCCTGGACAAGGTGCAGGCATACTCGACAGCCGGAGGCAAGGTCTGGCTGTCTGTACTCTTCATCTTCCGTATTTTGGTGTTGGGCACAGCCGTGGAGTCGGCGTGGGGTGACGAGCAATCTGCATTCAAGTGTAACACTCAGCAACCAGGTTGCGAGAACGTGTGCTATGACAAGTCTTTCCCCATTTCGCATGTCCGCTTCTGGGTACTGCAGATCATCTTTGTGTCAACACCAACGCTCCTCTACCTGGCGCACGTCTTCTATCTGATGCGCAAAGAGCAGAAGCTGAATCGGCAGGAGGAGGAGCTGCGCGCCGTCCAGAACGATGGTGCTGACGTGGACGGGCCATTGAAACGCATTGAGCTCAAGAAGTTCAAGCATGGCCTGGAAGAGCATGGCAAGGTGAAGATGAAGGGTGCCCTGTTGCGTACTTATGTAGTCAGCATCCTCTTCAAGTCTCTTTTCGAAATTGGTTTCTTGCTCATCCAGTGGTACATCTATGGCTTCAGCTTGTCTGCAGTGTACACCTGTGAGCGTTCTCCATGCCCACATCGTGTCGATTGCTTCCTGTCGCGTCCCACTGAGAAGACAGTGTTCATCATCTTCATGCTGGTGGTGTCACTTGTCTCACTGGTACTCAATGGCGCTGAGCTCTTTTATGTTTTTTTCAAACGTATCAAGGACCGCGTTAAGGGAAAACAGGGTCAGTTTCAGTCCAATACCTTAACCCACCCTCCCAAGGACTTGCCAGGCAGCAAGTATGCCTACTACAATGGATGCTCATCTCCCACAGCGCCACTGTCGCCCATGTCACCGCCAGGCTACAAGCTAGCCACAGGAGAGAGGACCAACTCTTGCCGCAACTACAACAAGCAGGCGAGTGAACAAAACTGGGCTAACTACAGCACCGAGCGTCAACGCTTGGGCCACAATGGCAGTACCATCTCCAACTCGCACGCGCATGCCTTCGACTACCCTgatgatggtcacgagcacaagaGGGCGCCGGTGGGCGGTGAGATGCAGCCTTTGGCACTTGGTGAGCCCAGACCGGCCAGCCGTGCAAGCAGCCGTGTGAGCAGCCGAGCCAGGCCTGACGACCTGGATGTCTAAAAGCTGCGCTAATCCATGCCATGCTTGCTTTGTACCAGTCTGTTAAATAAATGGACATAAGgtgcagagacagagagaaaaaaaattatctCCTGCACCTGGGGAAAGGACACACTCCAGTGTCCTGTCCTCGCTCTAGACTCTAGATGCAGAGACGTAAAATTACTCACACTGCTGGAGGTACTATGTGTTAATTAACGTCAATGTCAAAGACTAGCGGCGCTAACATGCCTTTAACAGCTGAACAGTGACAGGGGTGAGAGACCAATGAGCATATTCAATTCACTTCCTGTAAGTCCCCCATTTCCCCCAGATGAATATACCTGGcaagtttcatttcatttcaacaaattaaaaaaaaaaacctctaacaCGTTGTTCTGCAACGTTCCCATCATGTTCCACATCTCAAAGACCTCAACACTGTCTAGTTAAACAGGGTTGTGTGTAGGTTCCTAGTGCTGAAGTTCAtgaattaatatttatttattcataaagaGTACAGGACATTCACCACTCAGTGACTGACTACTACTCAAGGTCATATCCATCTGaataaaacttcatacaaaagcaAGAGCAATAACAAATCATGAGAGCCAACTGCATATTTATTGACAATAATCCAAATTTTGGCAATACATTTATTAACAAAAGGTTGCTTTTCTTATTAATCGTAGTGGACTGTCGTTTTCCTgataaactttgaatatatgtggTGTTAGTTTTGATTATTTTGTGTTTGTTATATTGATGTGAGGCAGAAGATctgggtgtgggtttttttttttgcatttttattttatttttattttttaattgtgttCTGAAAGAAAGGCTTTACATGAATTCCCTCCTTTTAAAAATATGCCACTTTTCCTTATTTGTCTTGTTGAATGGAAAAGGAAAGATAGTTGTGTTCTACCCATGTAGTGAATGGTTTTTGTTTTCAATCAGTGTAATTGTGCTGCTTGAGAGATAGAGTTTAAGTACTGTAAATCAAGCATTGTGTCATAAATGTGAGTTTTTAGAAGATTGCTTGTTAGAGCTGGACTAATATTTAGTCatttaaattaataaatgaatgaataactaaATAAAATGAGATATATGCCAATGTAGCGCCACAATTACCAAACACTAGTAGATTAAAATTAGAATTTTGGACCTTTTTTAAGGTTTTGATTTACTTTACGTTACGGCATATCGGTACTCAAAACATGgaggttattgtgtgtgtgtgtaccgtatatatatatatatatatatatatatatatatatatatatatatatatatatatatatatatatataaaaaaaaatttttcagcTACAACGGTGTTTGCACTGAGACTTTGGCAAGGATGATGTATGATGCAGAAGTGGTAACGTTCTCTCTGTTATGCATGGAACTAACTTATTTGACCACACACACCAGGCCAACGATCATTATATTAAAACAGATTTCATGTGAAACCCTTTGTACACATTTGGGCCTTGAAGGCCCAAAGCAAGATATTTCATATCCACTGAATAAGGAAAATACAGTTTTATGTTTGTTTGATGAAGAGCGTTGAGAAAATGTCCTTCCTTGAGAATCCACTGTTGTACAGTGTGCAAATGCAtgatagcaaaaaaaaaaggtcattaaTCAAATCTGTGAAAAAATGGCTATTTTAACCAATAAAGAATTTTCTTTGTAATATTCCGTGTTTATGTTTTTATAAAATGTTCATATGGAGTGAATCACATCTCATCCTAATTaatgatgaaatgaaatgttcagtgctctcctcttgtattttttttatttttttacattttaatttCAGGCCTTACGTTTTTGGCCTGTTGTGAGTATTTTTATTTACAAGCTATTAAACACATATAATATGAAAACGACACAATGCACTACAATTTGTCTGGAGCCAGTATCAAATAAGGCCTGGTACAGGCATTTTGCTCGAAAGAATTAGTTTTACACAAAACCACGCACATAAACCGAGGCAATAAGGCTAAGCCGGCATCATGGCCAAAATTGGATGCCAAGAGTTACTTACAAACTGAAAACGACTGATACGCTTTTACATGTATGTCTTAAAATGCCTCTGAAACtttgaaattttcatcatataaaAAGAcccaatgctttttttttctccccttatCCAAGTTTCGTATTTAACCTTTCCACGAAGCTAAATAAAACCACATGTCTGGGCTGAGCCTGTGGACCACATGTGGCTAGAGCAGAGAGTGCAAGAGGAAAAAAGCAGAGGCTTTGATCTAGTGCTAATTAATCCAGATCTTTTATTCAccgatggctttttttttttttttatatcagctTTATCACCCAATGTTATTTTATGAACGGGATACTCCCTGAAAATGACTTCCCTGAAAATGGTTGTGCAAGTTATTGTCAGAGGAGATAAATTAGTGCACAAATTATGTTGAAGGAAAGAACGTTCTGAGAAAACATCTTTCCATGTTAtaaatctgcatgattttttttagGCTAATCGTTTCGTTAATGCCATATGATGCAATGCTACTGCAGTAAAAATATAGGCCAGAACCCAGTGCCCTCTCAGAAGTGCATGAGCATGTCTGAGACAGTAAGCTATGGCTCACACATGTTTCTCTTGTCTATTTTTGGACAATGAGGATTCAACTGAGGACAGTTTTAAATGCACATAAAGCTTGCTTCTCTCCACAGCCTCCTGGAAACCTCAGCTTCAGAGTTACATTTCCTCTGCCTGAGCAGCCACCCAGACCACAACTCCAGGGTGGTTCTGGGAATCTGTGTTAAAGCTGCTAACTTTGCCTAAAAATGGCAAATCGACTCATTGTTATGACGTTGCCCCATGTCTAATAAAAACATATGCCACGCTGCTCTCGTAATATTTTCTATTGGACAGCAGTCTGGCTCGGCAGCTAATCCGACCTTCTTATTTGTGTCTAAAAGCCTTCTTACTGATTCCCAGCTGTGTTGCGTTCACAACATGAAACAACCCTTTTCCATCTTTatgaaaaacacaaacacaaacacatgaAGGGTTTCGGGGCATTTATTCAGCCAGCAAAGCTATGATTCCTAAAGGTTAAATAAGGTAACGTTTTGGATCATCAGGTTGATCCTAACACTGTCTTTCGAAATGAGCCAGTGTTTCATTCCTCTAGATAGATCACACATACATAAAGCAGAACATAAATATATAAAACATATAAGCCGACTGGCACTCTGCAAGAGCGCTCGAACATGACCCATCACATGCAGGGTGTGAAAATATCAGATGATCTCAGTCTTCTCGGTAAATGGGGCAAATGGACCTGTGCTCTCAGCTTGTCCATTGTGCACAAGCATATCATGCACAGTTATGTTTCCTGCACACTCTTTGCTGTTTACTTAAGCATAAGTGAATCAAAACAGAAGGATGCTTCCAATTCTTCAACTGGGAGAGCAGTCGATATCAAATGATGTCTTGGCTTTGGTTGTGGTTAAGAATTGGATTCACTGCCTGTCCCATTTCTCTCTTTAAATATCCACCACTGGCCCTTGTGCAGTCGCTGGAGCTCAGTATAAAGGCTGTGGTTTTATTAAACATGGATGAACTGCTACCAAACATGAACTGGAGAATATGAGTCAGACCACCTttatgcttcttcttcttcttcttcttcttcttcttcttcttcttcttcaggaagccatggccaaatggataGATAAGCAGCTTCAGgaacaaaaggtcaccagtttgattccctgaactagcaggaatggctgaagtgcccttgagtagggcacctaacccccaactgctccccaggctgctctgagtatgttgtacgtcgctctggataaatgcatctgctaaatgcctgtaatgtaatgtaatcatcTAATTAAATTAGatgctagagaagcagctttggcaccaaaaggtcaccagttcaatttcctggaccagcaggaatggctgaaatgcccttgaacaaggcacctaacccccaactgctccctgggcactgcagcacagctgcccactgctctggtgatgtgtgctcacatctccagATGGGTTAAAGACAgacaaagaatttcactgtgctctaatatACATGTGATGAGTAAAGGCTTAGACCATTCAGTTCTTTTCATTATTCACCGCATCTCTCTTTATCAGCTTTGTTTATtgtttacatttagcagacattcttatccagagtaacGTACAACAAAGGGGTACATGATAGAGtgctcctggagcagagagggttacaggccttgctcaagggcccaacagtgacaGCTTGTTAGTGCTGGGGcttaaacccatgaccttcagatcagcaacccagagccttaaccgtTGAGTCATCACTACCCCCATTTACTCTTCATTTGTTGCTCTAATTCATTTGCTCAGTTTTTTTAACCCGTTTTCTCTTAATTTAGTCATTGACCAATTCCCACTACTCTCTAGGTCATTCTATCACATGACAGTTATAAAAGTCAGGTAGGGTGAAGGCTCACAGATGTCCACTTTTGGCTAACATCATTCTGATTAATAGGAGATATATTAACAgcatccctcccacccagacagcacaGCCAGTTTTGCTCTCTTTGACTCACTACCACACATATCTGTGGTGTCATTGGGATGGGAttcaaactcatgatctcccagtgatatgaatgaatgaatgaatttatttatttcgaacatgtataaaaaatgtataactatttgtacatacaaaagaaagaaaacaagaaattaagaaaaaaataaaataacataaagagctaagacattacaaaacaccgcacattgttcgaaaaagtagtgggaagaagtacaatactttttttaatttcccacccctttttaactaccccgaaatcctaactacattaatacacctataaaaatatataccatatatacacttcatgaatatctatataaatatataattacaaaaataaatatatactatggtggcacggtggtgtagtggttagcgctgtcgcctcacagcaagaaggtccgggttcgagccccgtggccggcgagggcctttctgtgtggagtttgcatgttctccccgtgtccgcgtgggtttcctccgggtgctccggtttcccccacagtccaaagacatgcaggttaggttaactggtgactctaaattgaccgtaggtgtgaatgtgagtgtgaatggttgtctgtgtctatgtgtcagccctgtgatgacctggtgacttgtccagggtgtaccccgcctttcgcccgtagtcagctgggataggctccagcttgcctgcgaccctgtagaaggataaagcggctagagacaatgaatgaatgaatgatgaaacTATCCccttaaataaatatataccatatataccatatactaagttagttctaatataacaatcaaccctattctatttatagatttatccctaatcatcctccgttaacatacttcctcttccatgtacttgtttaaaaatatatttagtacctttttttaaacaggtttatatttgcactttgttttatttctgtctccagtctgttccataaagtcacctcacagctcgatacgcacatgcttttcatatttgttcaaacctttgtttttttttaaatttaggtctccccttagattatatctccCCTCTCTTTCacgaaacattccttgtatattttttgacaatagattatttctcgctttgtacattatttgtgctgttctgaatttgaccagatccataaatttcaacgtgtgattttatgaatagtgagtttgtgtgatctctgtatcctgttttgtttattgtccttattgctcttttctgtattgtacatatcggctgcagagtggttttgtacgtgtttccccagacttcgacacagtaagtcagatatggcaaaaataacgagtaatatagggtacgcaaagatttgcaatcaagaatatgttttgttttccacagaattgccgagcactttgccagttttgctcgtatgtatcctacatgaggtttccagcagactttatgatccaaaatcacaccaagaaagttaatttcctgtaccatttctatcttagtattgtctattatcaattctacattacaatctattttgtgtctcccaaacaacatgatctttgttttgcttagatttaatgataatttatttttgtcaaagcatagttttagtttatttatttcagttgtgattgtctccaaagtctgctgcaaattctcacaggaacaaaaaatattggtgtcgtctgcaaacaaaacaaatttcagtacttgcgaaactctacatacgtcattgatatataaaatgaataatttcggacccgggcggcacggtggtgtagtggttagcgctgtcgcctcacagcaagaaggtccgggttcgagccctgtggccggcgagggcctttctgtgtggagtttgcatgttctccccgtgtccgcgtgggtttcctccgggtgctccggtttcccccacagtccaaagacatgcaggttaggttaactggcgactctaaattgaccgtaggtgtgaatgtgagtgtgaatggttgtctgtgtctatgtgtcagccctgtgatgacctggcgacttgtccagagtgtaccccgcctttcgcccgtagtcagctgggataggctccagcttgcctgcgaccctgtagaaggataaagcggctagagataatgagatgagaatgagatgaatttcggacctaattttgacccctgtggtaccctgcATGCaacgttcatgaaatcagatttatggtcacctatctacacaaactgttgcctgtttcttagatagcttgacagccagctccacccaactcccctaacaccacacttttcta
This Neoarius graeffei isolate fNeoGra1 chromosome 3, fNeoGra1.pri, whole genome shotgun sequence DNA region includes the following protein-coding sequences:
- the gja1b gene encoding gap junction alpha-1 protein, producing MGDWSALGRLLDKVQAYSTAGGKVWLSVLFIFRILVLGTAVESAWGDEQSAFKCNTQQPGCENVCYDKSFPISHVRFWVLQIIFVSTPTLLYLAHVFYLMRKEQKLNRQEEELRAVQNDGADVDGPLKRIELKKFKHGLEEHGKVKMKGALLRTYVVSILFKSLFEIGFLLIQWYIYGFSLSAVYTCERSPCPHRVDCFLSRPTEKTVFIIFMLVVSLVSLVLNGAELFYVFFKRIKDRVKGKQGQFQSNTLTHPPKDLPGSKYAYYNGCSSPTAPLSPMSPPGYKLATGERTNSCRNYNKQASEQNWANYSTERQRLGHNGSTISNSHAHAFDYPDDGHEHKRAPVGGEMQPLALGEPRPASRASSRVSSRARPDDLDV